In the genome of uncultured Pseudodesulfovibrio sp., one region contains:
- a CDS encoding XdhC family aldehyde oxidoreductase maturation factor, protein MKAFVRDVAGLALAGEPFVLVTVVESSGSTPRSSGAKMAVRGDGSIFGTVGGGLAEARACRAGQEMLDSGAADGEARLMFVDMTQELAANSDMICGGGLSMLLEMAAPGGDCARAYEELDGLLRKGVPSTLVTRIEGGDAPRVVGHDIEQGRPDSDVPVFTRQGDPMVLAEPFIPPASLYIFGAGHVSRFTARVAAMVGFRTVVLDDRDDFANRERFPEADEVVVLPSFAGCCDSFRDDGEAFVVIVTRGHLHDRNVLAESLRTKARYVGMIGSSTKRNQVYDSLLADGFTQADIDRCHSPIGLPLGGRTPEEIAVSIVGELIQVRAGKA, encoded by the coding sequence ATGAAAGCGTTTGTTCGTGACGTGGCCGGGCTGGCCCTGGCCGGTGAGCCCTTTGTTCTGGTTACCGTGGTCGAAAGCTCGGGGTCCACTCCGAGATCTTCCGGTGCGAAGATGGCCGTGCGCGGGGACGGGTCCATCTTCGGCACTGTGGGCGGCGGTCTGGCCGAGGCCCGTGCCTGCCGGGCGGGGCAGGAGATGCTCGATTCGGGCGCTGCCGACGGCGAGGCCCGGTTGATGTTCGTGGACATGACCCAGGAGCTGGCCGCGAATTCGGACATGATCTGCGGGGGCGGGCTGTCCATGCTTCTGGAGATGGCCGCGCCAGGCGGTGACTGCGCCCGTGCCTACGAGGAGTTGGATGGTTTGCTGCGCAAGGGCGTCCCCTCGACCTTGGTCACTCGTATTGAGGGTGGCGACGCTCCGCGCGTGGTCGGTCACGACATTGAGCAAGGCAGACCGGACAGTGACGTGCCGGTCTTTACCCGCCAAGGCGACCCCATGGTTCTGGCCGAACCGTTCATTCCGCCAGCGTCGTTGTATATCTTCGGGGCCGGGCACGTTTCCCGGTTCACGGCGCGCGTGGCCGCCATGGTCGGCTTTCGCACCGTGGTCTTGGACGACCGAGACGATTTCGCCAACCGGGAGCGTTTCCCCGAGGCGGACGAAGTGGTAGTTCTGCCCTCCTTTGCCGGTTGTTGTGATTCCTTCAGGGACGACGGCGAGGCGTTTGTGGTCATCGTCACGCGTGGTCATCTGCATGACCGTAATGTACTGGCCGAATCCTTGCGCACCAAGGCACGGTATGTGGGCATGATCGGCAGTTCCACCAAGCGCAACCAGGTCTATGATTCCCTGCTGGCCGACGGTTTCACCCAGGCGGATATCGACCGCTGCCACAGTCCCATAGGCCTGCCGTTGGGCGGCCGCACGCCGGAGGAGATCGCGGTCAGTATCGTGGGCGAACTTATTCAGGTCAGGGCGGGCAAGGCGTGA
- a CDS encoding DVU_1551 family NTP transferase: protein MKGPSAIILAAGLSSRMGRFKPLLPLYGGTVLSRCVELFKTCGVEQVVVVTGKRADDVAACAMEAGAMAVYNPAFKEGMYTSVLAGIRALKSVVEGFFMLPADIPLVRAETVKRLLDEFERTHPAVLYPRFNGERGHPPVIGCEVVPAILDHGGEGGLRAVLENFEADARDLDVADFGTVHDLDHPEDYELALAVAGADYPLEDECAALFGMQGVSDHIIGHCRAVASVAVALCARLNARFDLRPGAIRLDPGLVLGAALTHDIGKGTKRHEAAGAELLREHGFPAAAEIVASHFDLTLPDDAPISEKEVVFLADKLVRCHRPVPLEGRYLEKVEMYRHEEGAEEAILGRLGRARAVMARFDREMDASSERIAREALS from the coding sequence ATGAAAGGCCCCTCGGCGATTATTTTGGCGGCAGGATTGTCCTCTCGCATGGGGCGGTTCAAACCGCTGTTGCCGCTGTACGGCGGCACCGTCCTGTCGCGTTGTGTAGAACTGTTCAAGACATGCGGGGTGGAGCAGGTCGTGGTGGTTACGGGCAAGCGCGCGGATGACGTGGCTGCCTGCGCAATGGAGGCGGGGGCCATGGCCGTGTATAACCCTGCCTTCAAGGAAGGGATGTACACGTCGGTCCTGGCCGGAATTCGAGCCCTGAAGTCAGTCGTGGAAGGTTTTTTCATGCTCCCGGCGGATATTCCGCTGGTCAGGGCCGAAACCGTGAAGCGACTCCTGGACGAATTCGAACGCACCCACCCGGCCGTGCTGTATCCGCGTTTCAATGGAGAGCGCGGGCATCCACCAGTGATCGGCTGCGAGGTTGTCCCGGCCATCCTGGACCATGGCGGGGAAGGCGGACTGCGGGCGGTGCTGGAGAATTTCGAAGCGGATGCCAGGGATTTGGATGTGGCCGATTTCGGGACCGTACACGACCTGGACCATCCCGAGGATTACGAATTGGCGCTGGCCGTTGCCGGGGCGGATTATCCCCTGGAGGATGAATGCGCGGCCCTGTTTGGCATGCAAGGGGTTTCGGACCATATCATCGGCCACTGCCGCGCCGTGGCTTCCGTAGCCGTGGCTTTGTGCGCGCGGCTGAATGCCCGTTTCGACCTCCGGCCCGGTGCGATCCGCCTGGACCCCGGTCTGGTGCTCGGTGCGGCTCTGACCCACGACATCGGCAAAGGGACCAAACGGCATGAAGCTGCCGGTGCGGAGTTGTTGCGTGAGCACGGCTTTCCGGCTGCCGCAGAAATAGTGGCCTCACATTTTGATCTGACCTTGCCCGACGATGCGCCCATCTCGGAAAAAGAGGTTGTCTTTCTGGCCGATAAACTGGTGCGCTGCCATAGGCCGGTCCCGCTGGAGGGGCGCTACCTGGAGAAGGTGGAAATGTATCGGCACGAAGAAGGGGCGGAGGAAGCCATTCTGGGACGTCTGGGCAGGGCCAGAGCGGTCATGGCGCGCTTCGATCGTGAAATGGACGCGTCTTCCGAACGCATTGCTCGGGAGGCCCTGTCATGA
- a CDS encoding histidine phosphatase family protein: MIILLRHGRVLDGKGLCLGRTDAPLSPDGKDQARKVADELEGIPFARLCSSPAARTRATLHPLAERLGLEVETLPALAEIDMGKWDGLDFETIRQRYPAEYAERGKCLGRYRVPGGESFEDVADRAMETLTELARGPMPVLAATHAGVIRTVLCRVTGHPLDDLFHFTPGYARCTLLRADGTFELVGEDVFARTVRELL, from the coding sequence ATGATCATCCTGTTGCGCCACGGACGGGTTCTGGACGGCAAAGGGCTTTGCCTTGGGCGTACGGACGCGCCTCTGTCTCCCGACGGCAAGGATCAGGCCCGTAAGGTGGCCGATGAACTGGAGGGCATACCGTTCGCCCGATTGTGTTCAAGTCCGGCAGCAAGAACGCGGGCAACACTGCACCCGCTGGCCGAGCGACTGGGCCTGGAAGTGGAGACCCTGCCGGCCTTGGCTGAGATCGACATGGGCAAGTGGGACGGCCTGGACTTTGAGACCATCCGTCAACGGTACCCCGCCGAATATGCCGAACGCGGGAAATGCCTTGGCCGTTATCGCGTGCCGGGCGGCGAGAGTTTCGAGGACGTGGCCGATCGGGCCATGGAAACCCTTACGGAATTGGCGCGTGGTCCGATGCCGGTGCTGGCCGCAACCCATGCGGGAGTAATCCGTACGGTGTTGTGCCGTGTGACCGGTCACCCTCTAGACGATCTGTTCCACTTCACGCCGGGCTATGCGCGGTGCACGCTTCTGCGTGCGGATGGCACCTTCGAGCTGGTGGGCGAAGACGTGTTTGCCCGAACCGTGCGCGAATTGCTCTGA
- a CDS encoding SNF2-related protein: protein MSSGEEQIVKSILQDFIGDSIPDYILESAHGIVADNGVSKLDLKKREQYWDIDGQVQGDDFQNYTSEIGLNLSDKTINYYCNCPDSFSGVCRHVAATAVKLLKSLDTESGGEMPTPRTDWRQTFRPFFATELEPESGRHYLIYRIYPELGRLQVAFFRARQNKSGISQVQNEVTLAQIVENQDWCDTSPALPGVAEQIGHYLDYWGHKVEIPAGLHSWFFRAVKNEYYLYLRETDQPVTIESKTMQLKLSPALSEDGLSFDILLAREDKMPFPITDEEEIYFYGRLPLWVYYKNSFYPVQTGLDPKLVQGMVEQKPIVPHADVSEFLDRVWTQIPVSDLYGQEDFLERVGPIFQDADYDPKLYLDEEGSLLVLKIQNIYSNEHGEFIMPGPNPDLQTGSYHEGGKSYLIRRAQDEEARLLTELQDMNFQPRNNHIWFMEQEEAINFLLDFYPQLVEAYRVYGEQNLTRYKVRTTQPQVVAEVESDEEDKWFNLELSVQYDDQKVPIEVIWEAWTKGKRYVQLKDGSYTSLPESWLNKLGHKLKALGFDPEKAPKQQFNQFEAPVLEKILEDLPQAQTDEFFVKLREKINNFDQIKIVAQPKELQATLRPYQIQGLSYLNFLREYGFGGILADEMGLGKTIQTLSYIQSLVDSGIDGPNLIIVPTSVLPNWEREAQKFVPNLRRLTIYGAKREGLFQHIKDSHLVITTYALLRRDLDELLKYDYASVILDEAQNIKNPNTITARSVRKLEAGLRVCLSGTPIENNLFELWSLFEFLMPGFLGSQHSFQRGIVKPIKDGDEETLDYLRTRVKPFILRRTKAEVAKDLPPKIETTHYCDLVDEQRELYNALAKKLKDQVLKDVDEKGMAKSQMSILDALLKLRQICCHPRLLKLDMPGVSTNLPSGKFDAFKDLVVDIIEGGHKVLVFSQFVQMLHVIRNWLQIREIPFAYLDGSSKDRFEQVDRFNENPDIPIFLISLKAGGTGLNLTSADYVIHYDPWWNPAVENQATDRTHRIGQKRQVFAYKMICQNTVEERILKLQEQKKDVAEAIIPGQSALKSLTRDDLEMLFEI, encoded by the coding sequence ATGAGCAGCGGTGAAGAACAGATAGTCAAATCCATCTTACAGGATTTCATAGGCGACAGCATCCCGGACTACATCCTGGAGAGCGCCCATGGAATCGTGGCAGATAATGGCGTCTCAAAACTGGACCTCAAAAAGAGGGAACAGTACTGGGACATTGATGGTCAGGTGCAGGGCGACGATTTCCAGAACTACACCTCGGAAATCGGACTGAACCTGTCCGACAAGACCATCAACTATTACTGCAACTGCCCGGACTCCTTTTCCGGGGTCTGCCGTCACGTGGCAGCAACAGCGGTCAAACTACTCAAGTCCCTGGACACCGAGTCGGGCGGCGAAATGCCCACTCCGCGCACGGACTGGCGCCAGACCTTCCGCCCGTTCTTCGCCACCGAGCTTGAGCCCGAGTCCGGACGGCACTATCTCATCTACCGCATCTACCCCGAGCTCGGCCGTCTGCAGGTGGCCTTTTTCCGCGCCCGGCAGAACAAGTCCGGTATCTCCCAGGTCCAGAACGAAGTCACCCTGGCCCAGATAGTCGAAAACCAGGACTGGTGCGACACCTCCCCGGCCCTGCCCGGCGTTGCCGAGCAGATCGGCCACTACCTCGACTACTGGGGCCACAAGGTGGAGATCCCGGCGGGTCTGCATTCCTGGTTCTTCCGCGCGGTCAAGAACGAGTACTACCTCTACCTGCGCGAAACCGATCAGCCCGTGACCATCGAGTCCAAGACCATGCAGTTGAAGCTCTCTCCCGCGCTGAGCGAGGACGGCCTGTCCTTCGACATTCTGCTGGCCAGAGAGGACAAGATGCCCTTCCCCATCACCGATGAGGAAGAAATATATTTCTACGGCCGTCTGCCGCTGTGGGTCTATTACAAGAACTCCTTCTACCCGGTGCAGACCGGGCTGGACCCCAAGCTGGTCCAGGGCATGGTCGAGCAGAAGCCCATCGTGCCCCACGCCGACGTGTCCGAGTTCCTGGACCGCGTCTGGACCCAGATTCCGGTCAGCGACCTCTACGGCCAGGAGGACTTCCTGGAACGTGTGGGCCCCATTTTCCAGGACGCGGACTACGATCCCAAGCTCTACCTGGACGAGGAAGGCTCCCTGCTCGTGCTCAAGATTCAGAACATCTACAGCAACGAGCACGGCGAATTCATCATGCCCGGCCCCAACCCGGACCTCCAGACCGGCTCCTACCACGAGGGGGGCAAGTCCTACCTCATCCGGCGCGCCCAGGACGAGGAAGCCCGGCTACTGACCGAGCTTCAGGACATGAATTTCCAGCCCAGGAACAACCACATCTGGTTCATGGAGCAGGAGGAAGCCATCAACTTCCTGCTCGACTTCTACCCGCAGCTGGTCGAGGCCTACCGGGTTTACGGCGAGCAGAACCTGACCCGCTACAAGGTGCGCACCACGCAGCCCCAGGTTGTGGCCGAGGTGGAGAGCGACGAAGAGGACAAGTGGTTCAACCTCGAGCTGTCGGTCCAGTACGACGACCAGAAGGTGCCCATCGAGGTCATCTGGGAGGCGTGGACCAAGGGCAAGCGCTACGTCCAGCTCAAGGACGGCTCCTACACCAGCCTGCCCGAATCCTGGCTGAACAAGCTTGGCCACAAGCTCAAGGCCCTGGGCTTTGACCCGGAAAAGGCGCCCAAGCAGCAGTTCAACCAGTTCGAGGCCCCGGTGCTCGAAAAGATCCTGGAAGACCTGCCCCAAGCCCAGACCGATGAATTTTTCGTCAAACTGCGCGAGAAGATCAACAACTTCGACCAGATCAAGATTGTTGCCCAGCCCAAGGAGCTGCAGGCCACCCTGCGCCCCTACCAGATTCAGGGCCTGAGCTACTTGAACTTCCTGCGCGAGTATGGTTTCGGCGGCATCCTGGCTGACGAAATGGGCCTGGGCAAGACCATCCAGACCCTGTCGTACATCCAGTCCCTGGTGGACAGCGGCATAGATGGCCCCAACCTGATCATCGTGCCCACCTCGGTGCTGCCCAACTGGGAACGCGAGGCACAGAAGTTCGTGCCGAATCTCAGACGGCTGACCATCTACGGGGCCAAGCGCGAGGGACTGTTCCAGCACATCAAGGACTCGCATCTGGTTATCACCACCTACGCCCTGCTGCGCCGCGACCTGGATGAGCTGCTCAAATACGACTACGCCAGCGTGATTCTGGACGAAGCCCAGAACATCAAGAACCCGAACACCATCACTGCCCGCTCCGTGCGCAAGCTCGAGGCCGGACTGCGCGTCTGCCTTTCGGGTACGCCCATCGAGAACAACCTGTTCGAGCTCTGGTCCCTTTTCGAATTTCTCATGCCCGGTTTCCTGGGCTCCCAGCACAGCTTCCAGCGCGGCATCGTCAAGCCCATCAAGGATGGCGACGAGGAGACGCTCGACTACCTCCGCACCAGGGTCAAGCCGTTCATCCTGCGCCGGACCAAAGCCGAAGTGGCCAAGGACCTGCCGCCCAAGATCGAGACCACGCATTACTGCGATTTGGTGGACGAACAGCGCGAGCTGTACAATGCGCTGGCCAAGAAGCTCAAGGACCAGGTCCTCAAGGACGTGGACGAGAAGGGTATGGCCAAGAGCCAGATGTCCATTCTGGACGCCCTGCTCAAGCTTCGCCAAATCTGCTGCCATCCGCGGTTGCTCAAGCTCGACATGCCCGGCGTATCGACCAATCTGCCGTCCGGAAAGTTCGACGCCTTCAAGGACCTCGTGGTCGACATAATCGAAGGCGGACACAAGGTTCTGGTCTTCTCGCAGTTCGTGCAGATGCTTCATGTCATCCGCAACTGGTTGCAGATCCGCGAAATCCCGTTCGCGTACCTCGACGGCTCGTCCAAGGACCGCTTCGAGCAGGTGGACCGGTTCAACGAGAACCCGGACATCCCCATCTTCCTGATCTCGCTCAAGGCGGGCGGCACAGGCCTGAACCTGACCAGCGCGGACTACGTCATCCACTACGATCCGTGGTGGAACCCCGCCGTGGAAAACCAGGCCACGGACCGTACGCACCGCATCGGTCAGAAGCGTCAGGTCTTCGCCTACAAGATGATCTGCCAGAACACCGTGGAAGAGCGTATCCTCAAGCTCCAGGAGCAGAAGAAGGACGTTGCCGAGGCGATCATCCCCGGTCAGTCCGCCCTGAAGAGCCTGACTCGCGACGATCTCGAGATGCTTTTCGAAATTTAG
- a CDS encoding peptide-binding protein: MRLVHLPALLICLMLLAACSDGGGPATPVPPVDPAAIPATPEQGGALVQPMLGEPSNLIPILATDSASHEIGGQIYVSLLKYDKDINLVPYAAESYEVLDDGKLLKFKLRQDIYWTDGVQLTADDVEFTYRVTIDPKTPTAYAGNFKLVKEFRKTGKFSFEVTYDKPFAKALVSWATDILPKHVLEGENLVDTKYSRAPIGAGPYMLKEWTAGSRMVLEANPNYFEGKPYIDRLVYRMIPDMGTQFLELKAGNLDMMGLDPLQYLYQTSGPGWDGSFRKFEFLSFGYSFLGFNFKHPFFQDIRVRQAIDYAIDRRELVKGVLYGLGEAANGPYKPGTWQYDEDVKPRPFDLAKARELLAEAGWTDSDGDGWLDKDGKRFAFSIITNQGNTQRIKTGVILQQRLKDIGIQVSLRTVEWAAFIKEFIDKGRFDAIILGWNILQDPDIYNVWHSSQAVDGGLNFIRYINPELDDLLDRGRHLVREEDRKPIYDRVQEILHDEVPYCFLYIPMSLPIVQARIQNIKAAPAGISYNSEKWWIPRRLQHQP; encoded by the coding sequence ATGAGACTCGTTCACCTGCCGGCACTCCTTATCTGCCTGATGCTTCTGGCCGCCTGTTCCGATGGCGGAGGCCCTGCCACGCCTGTTCCGCCGGTCGATCCGGCCGCGATTCCGGCCACTCCCGAGCAGGGCGGTGCTCTTGTCCAGCCCATGCTCGGCGAACCGAGCAACCTGATTCCCATTCTGGCCACCGACTCCGCTTCCCATGAAATCGGCGGCCAGATCTACGTCAGCCTGCTCAAGTACGACAAGGACATCAATCTGGTGCCCTACGCCGCCGAATCCTACGAAGTCTTGGATGACGGCAAGCTGCTCAAGTTCAAGTTGCGCCAGGACATTTATTGGACCGACGGGGTCCAGCTCACGGCGGACGACGTGGAATTCACCTATCGCGTGACCATCGACCCCAAGACCCCCACGGCCTATGCGGGGAATTTCAAGCTGGTCAAGGAATTCCGCAAGACCGGCAAGTTCTCCTTCGAGGTCACCTATGACAAGCCGTTCGCCAAGGCGCTGGTGTCCTGGGCGACGGACATTCTTCCCAAGCATGTTCTGGAAGGGGAGAATCTCGTCGATACCAAATACAGCCGCGCGCCGATCGGGGCGGGGCCGTATATGCTCAAGGAGTGGACCGCGGGCAGTCGAATGGTGCTCGAGGCGAACCCGAACTACTTCGAAGGGAAGCCGTACATCGACCGTCTCGTCTACCGCATGATCCCCGATATGGGCACCCAGTTTCTGGAACTCAAGGCCGGGAACCTCGACATGATGGGACTCGATCCGCTGCAGTATCTCTATCAGACCTCGGGGCCGGGTTGGGACGGCAGCTTCCGCAAGTTCGAGTTCCTGTCCTTTGGCTATTCCTTCCTGGGCTTCAATTTCAAGCATCCATTTTTCCAGGACATACGCGTGCGCCAGGCCATCGACTACGCCATCGACCGGCGGGAGCTGGTCAAAGGCGTGCTTTATGGCTTGGGCGAGGCGGCCAACGGACCGTACAAACCGGGGACCTGGCAGTACGACGAGGACGTCAAGCCGCGTCCCTTCGACCTTGCCAAGGCCCGAGAGCTGTTGGCCGAGGCCGGCTGGACCGATTCCGACGGTGATGGCTGGCTGGACAAGGACGGCAAGCGGTTCGCTTTTTCCATCATCACCAACCAGGGCAATACCCAACGGATCAAGACCGGCGTTATCCTGCAGCAACGGCTCAAGGATATCGGCATTCAGGTCTCCCTGCGTACGGTGGAGTGGGCCGCGTTCATCAAGGAGTTCATTGACAAGGGGCGTTTCGACGCTATTATCCTGGGATGGAATATCCTGCAGGACCCTGACATCTACAATGTCTGGCATTCGTCGCAGGCCGTGGACGGCGGGCTCAACTTCATCCGCTACATCAACCCGGAACTGGACGACCTGCTCGATCGCGGTCGGCATCTGGTCCGGGAAGAGGATCGCAAGCCCATATACGACCGGGTGCAGGAAATCCTGCACGATGAAGTGCCCTATTGTTTCCTCTACATCCCCATGTCCCTGCCCATCGTTCAGGCCCGGATACAAAATATCAAGGCGGCTCCGGCGGGGATAAGCTACAATTCCGAAAAGTGGTGGATACCGCGCAGGCTGCAACATCAGCCGTAA
- a CDS encoding bifunctional (p)ppGpp synthetase/guanosine-3',5'-bis(diphosphate) 3'-pyrophosphohydrolase, which produces MIRINEITDKVASYIKEPDLDLIQRAYVFSAQAHDGVVRRSGEPYISHPMNVAFLLADMQLDEATVAAGLLHDTVEDTDTTVDEIEDLFGSDVADIVDGVTKISKMDFESKAVQQAENIRKLILAMAEDIRVLMVKLADRLHNMRTLKYMKPVKRRLIAQETQDIYAPLANRLGLHRIKTELEDLCLQYLKPDVFAQLSDAVHEHRAAGEPYIDKVIELISDMLKSNKIKGRVFGRTKHLHSIQVKMEQQGLTFDEIYDLIAFRVIVNSLKDCYAVLGLIHAAWRPVPGRFKDYISIPKANMYQSLHTTVMGPEGERIEIQIRTEEMHRIAENGVAAHWQYKEVGKGAKRGRTAGRRDAERYTWLKQIMDWQRELSDPREFMSSLRLEMFQEEVYVFTPNGDIKELPDGATPVDFAYAIHSEVGDICAGAKVNGRIVPLQYRLQNGDSVEIITDKNRVPSRDWLKFVKTAKARTRIKHYIRTVEKERAINLAKEMLEKEGRRVGINVQKAIKDGELTRLAAEFNCGSLDELLTQIGFSRYTPRKVIKRLYAVLHGETLDERKVREKGELPEPEEETVVASPVEIGKKPKADGLQISGVDNVLVRFASCCNPLPGEPIIGYITRGRGVTVHRIDCPNVGNFEDERLIQVSWEGVEEKPYPAKVKIKCLNKPGMLGRICNMLADMDVNIDSGNFESKVDGTSLLNFTVEVKDLDQLYSALAEVKKLQAVKEAIRVS; this is translated from the coding sequence ATGATTCGCATTAATGAAATCACCGACAAGGTGGCCTCGTATATCAAGGAACCCGATCTGGATCTGATCCAGCGGGCCTACGTCTTTTCCGCCCAGGCCCACGACGGCGTGGTCCGGCGTTCCGGCGAGCCGTACATCTCCCACCCCATGAACGTGGCCTTTCTGCTGGCCGACATGCAGCTGGACGAGGCCACCGTGGCCGCCGGGCTGTTGCATGACACGGTCGAGGATACGGACACTACCGTGGACGAGATCGAGGATCTGTTCGGCTCGGACGTGGCCGACATCGTGGACGGGGTGACCAAGATCAGCAAGATGGACTTCGAGTCCAAGGCCGTTCAGCAGGCAGAGAACATCCGCAAGCTCATCCTGGCCATGGCCGAGGATATTCGCGTGCTCATGGTCAAGCTGGCCGACCGGCTGCACAACATGCGCACCCTCAAGTACATGAAGCCGGTCAAGCGACGGCTTATCGCCCAGGAGACACAGGACATATACGCGCCTCTGGCGAACCGGCTGGGCCTGCACCGGATCAAGACCGAACTGGAGGATCTCTGTCTCCAATACCTCAAGCCGGACGTGTTTGCGCAACTCTCCGATGCAGTGCATGAGCACCGGGCCGCTGGCGAGCCGTATATCGACAAGGTTATCGAGCTGATCTCGGACATGCTCAAGTCGAACAAGATCAAAGGCAGGGTCTTCGGTCGGACCAAGCATCTGCACTCCATTCAGGTCAAGATGGAGCAGCAGGGGCTGACGTTCGACGAGATCTACGACCTCATCGCGTTCCGCGTCATCGTCAATTCGCTCAAGGACTGTTACGCCGTGCTCGGCCTGATACACGCGGCCTGGCGGCCCGTGCCCGGCCGGTTCAAGGACTATATTTCCATCCCCAAGGCGAACATGTACCAGTCCCTGCACACTACTGTCATGGGGCCGGAAGGCGAGCGAATCGAGATACAGATCCGCACCGAGGAGATGCACCGCATCGCCGAAAACGGTGTTGCCGCCCACTGGCAGTACAAGGAAGTGGGCAAGGGGGCCAAGCGAGGCAGGACCGCGGGAAGACGCGATGCCGAGCGGTACACCTGGCTCAAGCAGATCATGGATTGGCAGCGTGAGCTGTCCGACCCGCGTGAGTTCATGTCCTCCCTGCGTCTGGAGATGTTCCAGGAAGAGGTCTACGTGTTCACGCCCAACGGCGACATCAAGGAGTTGCCGGACGGGGCCACGCCCGTGGACTTTGCCTACGCCATTCACTCCGAGGTCGGCGACATCTGCGCCGGAGCCAAGGTCAACGGACGTATCGTTCCTCTGCAATACCGGCTGCAGAATGGCGACTCGGTGGAGATCATCACCGACAAGAACCGCGTACCCAGCCGTGACTGGCTGAAGTTCGTCAAGACCGCCAAGGCCCGGACGCGGATCAAGCACTACATCCGCACGGTCGAGAAGGAACGGGCAATCAACCTGGCCAAGGAGATGCTCGAGAAGGAAGGCCGCCGTGTGGGTATCAACGTCCAAAAGGCCATCAAGGACGGTGAACTGACCAGGCTGGCCGCCGAATTCAATTGCGGCAGCCTGGACGAACTGCTGACCCAGATCGGCTTCTCGCGCTATACCCCGCGCAAGGTCATCAAGCGTTTGTATGCGGTCCTGCATGGCGAGACCCTGGACGAGCGCAAGGTCAGGGAGAAGGGGGAGCTGCCCGAACCCGAAGAGGAAACGGTTGTCGCGTCGCCCGTCGAGATCGGCAAGAAGCCCAAGGCCGACGGCCTGCAGATTTCCGGTGTGGACAATGTGCTCGTGCGTTTCGCCAGTTGCTGCAACCCGCTGCCCGGAGAGCCGATCATCGGCTACATCACCCGTGGTCGCGGCGTGACCGTGCATCGCATCGACTGTCCGAACGTCGGCAATTTCGAGGACGAACGTCTCATCCAGGTCAGCTGGGAAGGCGTGGAGGAGAAGCCGTATCCGGCCAAGGTCAAGATCAAGTGTCTGAACAAGCCCGGCATGCTCGGCCGTATCTGCAACATGCTCGCGGATATGGATGTGAACATTGATTCCGGCAACTTCGAGTCCAAGGTGGACGGCACCTCGCTGCTCAATTTCACCGTGGAAGTCAAAGACCTGGATCAGCTCTATTCGGCGCTGGCCGAGGTCAAGAAGCTCCAGGCGGTCAAGGAGGCCATCCGCGTCTCGTAG
- a CDS encoding cytochrome c3 family protein produces MSRFLTVTLSLCALLLGASLATAAPQAPGDLKLGPPEGMKASKAMVDFSHAQHSAVDVQCVTCHHTWDGKSDIQSCAAPGCHDQPGKKGENAFYSAFHAKNTDRSCVGCHKPLKKAGKAVPVSCGQCHEK; encoded by the coding sequence ATGTCCCGCTTTTTGACCGTCACCTTGTCCCTGTGTGCGCTGCTTTTAGGCGCGAGCCTGGCTACGGCCGCCCCGCAGGCGCCCGGCGATCTCAAGCTCGGCCCGCCAGAAGGGATGAAGGCGAGCAAGGCCATGGTCGATTTTTCCCACGCGCAGCACAGCGCGGTCGATGTTCAGTGCGTAACCTGCCACCACACCTGGGACGGCAAGTCCGATATCCAGAGCTGTGCGGCTCCCGGCTGCCACGACCAGCCCGGCAAGAAGGGCGAGAACGCCTTCTACTCCGCCTTCCACGCCAAGAACACCGACCGCAGCTGTGTCGGCTGCCACAAGCCCCTGAAGAAGGCGGGCAAGGCGGTCCCGGTGAGCTGCGGCCAGTGCCACGAAAAGTAA